AGGGCTGTTGGTGGTGCAATGCCTGTTCATCCAATAGCTGATCCTCCCCTGATGGGTCTTCTTGGATCTGCTGCTCCAGATCTGTCACCAAATGGTCATAATATCGGTTATAGTGGTCAACATCCAGTGGATGCAATTGCAAGGCCAGGGCGAGATACTGTTCCTCTCCCTCCTGATGCTTCCAATACTCTATATGTTGAGGGATTTCCTCCTGACAGCACAAGGAGGGAAGTAGCTCGTATCCTATGTAATTTAGTGCTTGATAAGATATGTTGATATATTCTTTTTATGATACGGTATTTTTACTTTAGTGTATTGCTTCCAACTGTTGGTTCACATTCCTTGATTGAGATTATAGATATCTTTCGCCCTTTTGTTGGATATAAAGAAGTACGGTTAGTGAGCAAAGAACCCCGACAGGTAAGTGGACTAGGCATTGCCAAAACTTAATTTGTCTCCTTTAGCATGATTTCCTTTGTTGTTTTCTTTACATATGAAATTGTCATGAGTGAGCGTGCTGCTTTGAATGCTGAAACCTGGTGCATTGGTAATGCAGCGTGGTGGAGATCATATTCTCCTTTGTTTTGTTGATTTTTCAAGTCCTGCCTGTGCAGCAACTGCAATGAGTGCCTTGCAAGGTGATCTCTTCGTCCATTGTTTTTGACATTTATAGAAGGTAGCTTATCATTGGATGATGATATGAAAAGATAATAGGAAACCATAGTGAACACTCTAGAACGATATTGGTGCACTTGAGCATTTGACTTAAGTGGTAAGTTTCTGTATCCACTGTTAAAATAGTAACGCCCGAATCTCCCCTTCctcgaaattataaaaaaaaaaaaaggatatcTATAGCTTTTTATGCTATGATTTTTCTCTATGTCATAGGTTTGCCCATCATCCACTCAATGCACATATCTATATTCTATAGAATATATAATTCTTTTGACCAAGTTTGGTATCACAAGTTAAATGAGACTATCTCAGTTATTGGACttgcataaaaatcaaataaagtaaCAATAATAACTATATGATTAAAGATATATATGTCATTTTACTTCTCTATGTTTCAATAAAAAAACCTCCATATATTAATCACCTAACTAGAGGCATCCAAGAACCAGACTTTGTTTGGGCTTGGATAGTAATAAGGTTTGATTGTTCAAGAGTCAAGACCCAGTTTGAATCTGGTCAAGCCTAGCGACCTACCTAGCCTTTGACCAGGTCTACATGTACTTTTTTTTCCCCCTAAGTATCTACATTTGACCAAATTTTAGTCTTTGTTATTTGTTAGTGCTTTTGATAGTTTTGTGATTATTGTTGTATTCTGCAGGTTATAAAATGGATGAACATGACCCAGATTCTAACTACTTGAGGCTGCAATTTTCTCGGTACCCTGGCCCAAGGTCAGGTCCTGGAACTCGTGGAAGGAGGTAAATGTCACTTTCTGTAGACAAATAGGCTTGTTTGCAAGCcatttttaaccaaatttttaTGGCTATCCTTTTTATAAATGGAAGGGTTGTGAGGATTGCCCGGCCTTATTAAATAGTATTagtatgttgaaaatttgaatttaaatcgcTCAATCCTGCTGAGCATTGGCCATAGAAATTGAGTGAGGATCAAGCAATTCTTGAGTTGCTTGCATATTTGAGGAATCCATGTTGTATGATAACTTAAGAGATAAAGGAGGTGTTTTTTGTTGTAGAGATGGAACATAGTAGCATTTGCATTTAGTGTTTAAATTCAGGATTTAGCGTTTCCGCCACCATTAAAAGCTCGGATTTTCACCGAAAACTGTTGTGTGTTAGCTAATGGATTTGGATGGATAACGTTGTGTTATTTTATTAATGATAATTGTTTTCTGCGTCGTTCTTTGGAGTTGATTATGTGCATTGTCATTCTAGATACTTGTCTAAGAAT
The sequence above is drawn from the Gossypium hirsutum isolate 1008001.06 chromosome A05, Gossypium_hirsutum_v2.1, whole genome shotgun sequence genome and encodes:
- the LOC107905234 gene encoding RNA-binding protein 2 isoform X2, producing MADGYWNRRQPNPPMLSSGGMLKRPRTDYDAPPFGPRSALEMPSYLARDDDHGGHLSVRDTNSIGSAYDRYLQSAKLSSFTSGEASAFGGSGRAVGGAMPVHPIADPPLMGLLGSAAPDLSPNGHNIGYSGQHPVDAIARPGRDTVPLPPDASNTLYVEGFPPDSTRREVAHIFRPFVGYKEVRLVSKEPRQRGGDHILLCFVDFSSPACAATAMSALQGYKMDEHDPDSNYLRLQFSRYPGPRSGPGTRGRR
- the LOC107905234 gene encoding RNA-binding protein 2 isoform X1, whose amino-acid sequence is MADGYWNRRQPNPPMLSSGGMLKRPRTDYDAPPFGPRSALEMPSYLARDDDHGGHLSVRDTNSIGSAYDRYLQSAKLSSFTSGEASAFGGSGRAVGGAMPVHPIADPPLMGLLGSAAPDLSPNGHNIGYSGQHPVDAIARPGRDTVPLPPDASNTLYVEGFPPDSTRREVAHIFRPFVGYKEVRLVSKEPRQRGGDHILLCFVDFSSPACAATAMSALQGYKMDEHDPDSNYLRLQFSRYPGPRSGPGTRGRSLDIRHHSS
- the LOC107905234 gene encoding RNA-binding protein 2 isoform X3, with product MADGYWNRRQPNPPMLSSGGMLKRPRTDYDAPPFGPRSALEMPSYLARDDDHGGHLSVRDTNSIGSAYDRYLQTSAFGGSGRAVGGAMPVHPIADPPLMGLLGSAAPDLSPNGHNIGYSGQHPVDAIARPGRDTVPLPPDASNTLYVEGFPPDSTRREVAHIFRPFVGYKEVRLVSKEPRQRGGDHILLCFVDFSSPACAATAMSALQGYKMDEHDPDSNYLRLQFSRYPGPRSGPGTRGRR